Proteins encoded within one genomic window of Solenopsis invicta isolate M01_SB chromosome 10, UNIL_Sinv_3.0, whole genome shotgun sequence:
- the LOC105197696 gene encoding uncharacterized protein LOC105197696 — METVDVIKNYDIYKLLSFEEAKEVVKRALSNDADLIEYTIQPYSNGKLGFLGSHYRLDAIATRKKETVTLAFFFKTIPYQVPDQADYVIKKGVFYKEIKFYSVIMPLLTEGYRAEPWAPMCYKVKNDSIVFEDLSGKGYSIRNKLFDKTLVRAGLSALARMHAASLLAEARLGTSLNQLYSDAFVEAAFVSEGMTREWFESGIGVAAAVAEHLGHNPDLVRSTCEQVYHAMKPSRTKTNVVSHGDLWGNNLLFNNDVPPMCLLVDFQLLRYSPLAHDVAQFLYLCTDRSFRQTCESAMLRHYYETLRETLNIHEISTRIPPWSELIQGMEEQRLGALITAIIYFPTVLMDENLGAQVVNDPASYVEYYFRNRNEFVLSNMEKDPIYGRRISEAVIELVELASRLDQLPKPS; from the coding sequence ATGGAAACCGTCGATGTCATCAAGAATTATGATATTTACAAATTGCTCTCTTTCGAGGAAGCGAAGGAGGTAGTGAAACGCGCGTTGAGCAATGACGCCGATCTAATAGAATACACTATTCAACCGTACTCCAACGGCAAGCTCGGATTTCTCGGCTCTCATTATAGGCTCGATGCAATAGCCACGAGGAAAAAGGAAACTGTCACTCTGGCATTTTTTTTCAAGACCATACCTTACCAAGTGCCCGATCAAGCCGACTACGTGATAAAAAAGGGTGTCttctataaagaaataaaattttacagcgTCATAATGCCATTGCTCACTGAGGGATATCGCGCAGAACCATGGGCACCAATGTGCTACAAAGTAAAGAATGATTCGATAGTCTTCGAGGACTTGAGTGGAAAGGGGTACTCGATTCGTAACAAACTGTTCGACAAGACGCTCGTGCGTGCGGGTTTAAGCGCTCTTGCGCGAATGCACGCCGCCTCCCTCTTGGCGGAAGCTCGCCTTGGCACATCCCTCAACCAGCTGTATTCCGATGCTTTCGTGGAGGCAGCCTTCGTTAGCGAAGGAATGACACGAGAATGGTTTGAATCAGGCATCGGTGTGGCCGCGGCCGTAGCCGAGCACCTGGGACACAATCCTGACCTGGTACGATCGACCTGCGAACAGGTGTATCACGCTATGAAACCGTCACGTACAAAGACAAACGTAGTTAGTCATGGAGATCTTTGGGGTAACAATCTTCTCTTCAATAACGACGTGCCGCCTATGTGTTTGTTAGTGGACTTCCAGCTTTTAAGGTACTCTCCCTTGGCGCACGATGTAGCACAGTTTTTGTATCTGTGCACGGATCGAAGTTTTCGACAGACTTGCGAGAGCGCGATGTTGCGTCATTATTACGAGACGCTACGCGAGACCCTGAACATTCATGAAATTAGTACTCGAATACCTCCATGGTCAGAGCTGATCCAAGGCATGGAGGAACAACGATTAGGAGCCCTTATTACTGCAATAATCTACTTTCCTACGGTTCTCATGGACGAAAATCTTGGCGCGCAAGTTGTAAACGATCCGGCGTCTTACGTTGAGTATTATTTTCGGAACAGAAACGAATTCGTCCTCTCAAAC